The sequence TATTCTGCCGGGCTGCCTTTTCATCTTGCTAGGAACCCATACTTTGTGAGTTCGTATGCATTGGCTGCCAATCAAAATATAATTGGATATTTGCCACCAGGATACAATATGCTGAGGACTACATTATTGCAAAAAGAAAGAGCAGCTATTGAAAGGAAGTTGATGCCAATTAAAAGTAAATGGGTGGAGAATGGTTTGAGCTTGGTTAGTGATGGGTGGACAGATCCTCAAAGAAGACCAATTATCAACTTCATGGCTACATCATATAGTGGATCTATGTTTTTGAAAGCTGTGAATTGCGAAGGTGAGTATAAAGATAAACATTTCATTGCTAATTTGATTAAAGAGCAAATTAGGGCAGTAGGTGAATCAAATGTTGTTCAAGTGATAACAGATAATGCACCGGTATGTAGAGCTGCAGGGTTGTTGGTGGAAAATGAATTTCCACATATTTATTGGACACCTTGTGTAGTCCACACTCTTAATTTGGCATTGAAAGAAATTTGTGCACCAAAGGATACTAATGTTGAAACTTACAGTGAATGCAATTGGATTGCTGAAGTTGCTAGTGATGCATTTGGAATGAAGAATTTCATTACTAATCATAGCTTGAGTAATGTCATTTACAATGAATCTTCCAATTTAAAGATGTTGTCAATTGCACCTACACGTTTTGCTTCTGTAGTTGTGATGCTTAGAAGAATGTTGTCTATCAAACGAGGGCTTACACTTGTAGTTATTAGTGATAAATGGGATAGTTTTAAGGATGAAGACAAGGAGAAAGCTGCTTTTTTCAAGTCAAGAGTAGTTGATGATGTTTGGTGGGACAAAATTAGATACATTGTTGATTTCACTGAGCCTATTTATGAAATGTTAAGGATTGCAGACACAGACAAAACATGTCTTCACTTGATCTATGATATGTGGGACACAATGATTAAAAAGATAAAGTTTGTTATCTTTAGACATGAGCATAAAGACGTTTCTTCTGAGGATTCTACATTTTACAATGTGATTCACGAAATTTTAGTGTCTCGTTGGAACAAAAGCAACACCCCACTTCATTGTTTGGCACACTCCTTGAATCCTAGGTAAATTTTTAATCTTTTCTTCgacataaataattttatttgtagTTCATTCATttagaaatttaatttaattgttaaCATTTGTAGGTACTATACCGATGATTGGCTTAAAAACGGTGTTGGACGTGTAGCTCCCCATAATGATCTGGAGATTTCTACTGAAAGAAACAAGTGTTTTAGGCGTTATTTTCCAAATAGGGATGATCGTAGAAACATTTTAATTGAATATGCTAAGTTTTCATCTTTGCGTGACGAGTTTGGTGATTTTGATTCCATTAATGATAGGGGTGAAATGGATCCATCTTATTGGTGGCTCTCCTATGGAGTCGGTACTCCTATGCTTAGATCTATAGCAATCAAGCTTCTTGGTCAACCGACATCCTCTTCTTGTTGTGAAAGAAATTGGAGCACCTACTCTTTTATCAATTCAATGAGAAGAAACAAAATCACTCCTAAACGTGCGGAGGATCTAGTGTTTGTCCATACTAACTTGCGTCTTCTTTCTAGGAAGACACCACAATATGAGAAAGGAGAGACAAGAATGTGGGATATTGGTGGAGATGCCTTTGAGTCACCGGATGGTGCGGGAATCCTTGAGATTGCCGATCTATCTCTTGATGAACCGGAATTGGAGTCGATGGTGTTTgtagatgaagaagatgatgaaaatgaaatgCTTGAAGATTAAGTACTCtggtttgatttgatttgtagtaGATATTGTTTTTGTGATGAATTAATGACTTATCTTAGTATGgatgttttttttatggaatagaGAATGACTTATTTGTGATTTAgcaagtttttttatatatttttatatctaatatatatatataattaattatataaaatttgtcgTGTCCCCGCCGCacccgtgtctcatattttctaaaaatgccgTTTGCCGTGTCTGCACCCGTGTCCCTACCCATGTCCGTGCTTCATAGCCTAAAATCGACCTTAATGGAGTTGATTCCTAAATAGAATAGGATCCAAAACACGACCGTCCTCCccatatatatgttaaagtctGACCTAATTACAAATTCTAATACAACAAAAGCAACAACAAGATTGGATTGCTGTTGGAAGTATGTGCAAGAGGTCAAGACGTACAAATGATCTCGAgtgtattagttttgttttgaGGTTTGGATGATGATGTTTGCTATTAGGAATTAGGATTTTATTATTAGACTataagttttattttgttttacaaCTTTAGAAGTTAAACTAGTCAATTTGAgttatacttttattttttgtgtttttctaatCTATTTGTCGCCTCGAGGCGATATTTTTCCCTTATCGCCTCAGGTCGCCTTTCGCCTTTAAAAACGATGGATGGAATGGTGTATAGATTTTTTGCTGCATTTGTTGTGTCTATTGCTATATGCAAAATGCTCCATGGACATTCTATGTACTGTAATCCGCATATATTGTATGCTTTGTTTGTTTATTAGTAATTTTAATGGCTTTGGAGCTTGATATGGTTCCATTTGACACCTGTTTAGTAGCTTGCTTTGTTTGAAATCACCAGCTTGAGCTCATTCATGGTTCAAGAGGGTCATATCACCTGCTTAAATAAGGAGTTTTTGAAAGCTGTTATCAGAAATTTTGAGTTCCACTACATGCAACGAGAGGACTGGTTGAGATGTTGAATTAAGGTCATTGATAAGCAAACAAAAAAGAATAAAACAGTTGATAGAACTCAAAGAAGTCTCTTAGGTTCTAATAATTATTGTTTAGGTTCTGTTAAGTCAGATGGAATAtgtttctttaacatctccagTTATGATTACCTTTGgcctatgaagcacggactctTCCCCGGGGTCGCCGTGGCCGTGTCGGACTCGCCGGACTCGGGGACTCGGCAGGACACGGCGGGGACACAGATGGGACTCGGCAGGGACACGGATGGGACTCGGCAGTGACACGGCGGGGACTTGGCTAATGGTGAAAATATGTAAaagtttagggttttttttaaaatcttttTAAAACCTATGGTTCAATTACAAAATTTGaccaaaaaaaaacctaaactacATCTAATATATCGCGATTATAAACGCTTAGAGCTTCGTTCTCTTCCttcttcaagtttttttttttttttaatacaatgGAGGGCTAAGAAGCCACAAAACAGAACCACGACAACCGAAAAAAAGAAAACTAGACACGGTTGACAACTCTAGGCCACGATATATCCATGGCATCCTGCCAAAACTCGAGGCTCGCCCCacccgtgtctcatattttatatctaatatatatataattaattatatagaatTTGCCGTGCCCCGCCGCacccgtgtctcatattttctaaaaatgccgTTTGCCGTGTCCGCACCCGAGTCGGTGCTTCATAAGGATTTCGTAATTTCTTACATTATGTCTTTTTAAagtattttagtattatttttttttttttttgaagcttGGTGATTATTGCTGATTAGAGCGTTGCACAGTTGGGGGATTATATGCATTATAGTTGAGTTAAAAAGACAAGTAAATGCAAAGGGTTATGAAAAAGTGGATCTAATTCAATCAATTAGTTTTATTTACACTTGTGTACTGTAATCTAGTATTCCTTTATGTGCCTTGTTTCTTGTTTTCCcctcttattttgtttttccttttggtttgtttcattttcatatcTTTAATCTTCTACATGGTTATTCTTCATAGGTCATGACACAATAAGTGAATTGCATAATGAACCTCAGGTTATTGTGGTCGTGTCACTTTCAAATCGTATTTTCGAGATTAACTACTACTTGTTTTGAACTTCTTGCTTGCAGTTTAAGAACCCTTGACggttaaagaagaagaagatgccACATAGGACACGGCCTGTGACAGCTCTGCTGGTTTTTACGGGGCTCAATTTTGTCTTGCTGCAAACGATTACTCCAGTCTATGATTTTGTTTGCTTTCACCCATATTGGGAAAGAAGGGTATgttctaatttttatttatgtagGGGTACAGGCACATTCTATTCTCTACTGCTTATTATGCTGCTATTTATgagttgttaattttttttataaagttaaACATTGGCATTCTAGTTGAGTAGTTAATGTCTACGTGATTTAACTTACTATAATGTTGAATAAACACataagattaaaaatatttaacataCTTCCCCAATTACACTATCTGAGCAGACCCATGAAGCAAGTACATTATCTGCTTTGGTCATTAATATGAATAGGTACATTAGATGATTAGATTTTGCACAAGCAGTACTTTTCAAAACATGTTCTTGTCTAATTTAgtgggttaaatgcaccattggtgactgaacttacatggttgttTCGAAATGGTCActtaacttcaatttgtctcaataaaatcactcaactttgagttttgtgtcaattaggtcactccgtCAATTCCAGTGGTTAAAAGACATCAAATTAATGTAATGTGACACGTCAACATGAGTCAACTCAGATTTCTGACTGAAACGAAACGTGACAGCCACGTGTCGGTaatatttatgaaaaaaaaaacctacttttttttttgtataaaaataacCAACATGTGATGACCAGGTGGCGCATATGTGGATATCATGTGTTGTTTCGGTCAGAGATCTGAGTTGATTCATGCTGATGTGTTACCTATGTCATTATTCAGATGCTTTTTAATCAGTGAAATCATtagagtgacctaattgagacaaaactcaaagtttgtgattttattgagactaatcgaagttgagtgaccattttgagacagtcatgtaagttcagtgaccaatgatgcATCTAATCCCTAATTTAGTAGAAATAACAGGTGGACACTCATAAATTGTTGATTTTGCATGTATACGTGGAAATCATATTCTGGTTACTTGTGTTTGATCTTTGTTTCAAAAGAGTTTTGGTGTTTaattgatataatatttggttacttgtatttgatttgtgtTTCAGAGAGAGCGTCGTGGTCAGGAACGTGAAGCTTCTTTAACAAGGGTTTCAAGATGAGCAGACGATGGCATTTACTTGTATGGTGATAGGAAATTAACCATTGTCTGGTTTATGGCCTCACAAGTCCCATTTCCCTCTTATTTCTTGAGTTGGGATGGAATGGAAGACAAGGGAGGGGCTAAGTAACATAGTTGTAAATTGAGTTTTTGGGATCATGAAGCAGTATTTAGCTCAAAAGTTTATGATATCATAACAAAGATGCTGGAATAAAATCAGCAGGTAATGTTTGTTtcggttttgatcacatggaccttaatgaccatgcACTATTTGGTCATTCATCATTAGATGTAGggttattagaatcctaagatagagattcaaagcatcatgctgcttagatttaataagcctagatctaacggttaatggccaaattcacttggtcattaaggtccatggaATATTGCAGTGTTTGCAAATAGAGTATAATACATACATACCTCGCCAAACACATTTGTTGGAAAGAAAAGTATAGAACTCAAGACAGGAACGTGAAACTTGTTTAAGGGATTGAAAGCTGTAACAAAAACAGGTGAGAGTACCTTGTACAAGTTCAGTTCCACCATATaatttcatttttccttttttttcatgGTAATGATTCCACCTTTAATTACAATGAGCTATTTGATAATATATCATATTATTATCTACTTGGTTTCGATATTAGATCAAACCACACCTTTTCATAGAcaaggtatttttttttatggaccTAGAGAGTATCCATACTAGTTATAATTTTCTAGCCGAGTTTACCAAGGAGGGCGAGATTCATATCCCAATCTCGACGAATACCAAGCCCTCTGTATGATTTAGGACGACACACATTATCCCAATAGATTATGTGCATTTTTCCGCGGACTCATACTCACCCCACAAAAACTTATGGTTCAGGTTATCAAGCCGGTTACAAACACTAATAGGAAGGAAGCGTTGTGGTCTGCATAACAAAATTAGGGTTCGCTGGCGTCACTATGCTGATAAGAGTCACTCTCTTAGTCATGTTCACATATCACGCTTTCCAACTCGATAATCTATTATTAAGACAATCAACCACATAACTATAAGTTTCTTTTGAGACACGACCATGAATAATAGGCACTCCCAAATGTCTCCCATGTCATTCGTTTTGGCAAAACCCAAAATGTCAATGATACCTTGACTCACCACTTTCGAAACATTAGCCGAGAAAAGGACCTTGGATTTAGCTATGATAACATGTTGATCGGAGCTGTTCCAAAAGATAGTAAGCAAACATAAGAACGATAtcatctacaaaaaaaaaatgagataaaagtggAATTTGTGACAAATGAACTGGCTACTGGTCTTCCTTGAAATCTTATCATTGATCATGTACCCCAACCACTCCAAACACTAGACAGAGTTTGTGCATCCACTAGTCGTCTGAAAATTCCATTGAAGCTATGTGTggagttttattttttattttttttcaacaaaaacatcCGAAAAATATCAATTGAGCATTCATAGATCACCTGaaagagtaaataaaaaaacttaaatatttttttactttcaataaaaaaaaaacttatatatttttaggataaattatttattagttaatatgttttatatattacactagttaatttatatatttatctcaattaaattttttatccctttatttattttttatataatatgaaaatataaaaatactgTTGGTTATAATATATATCCGTTTTATATTTAATCAaactatttttaataaaaaaaatttaagtttaTATACATTAGCTTGGTCAAACCAAATATTCAACACAAGCAAAATCAGTTTCACTTATTCGATGCCTGGATCGTTTAGGCCTCGCCTACTTAAAATCTAGACTTTATTTTGATTTTCTCCACCGATTAATCTCATTGGACATTTTTTTATCCTTTTAGACGATATTTAGCCACCTAGATTATCTGAATGCCATCTAAGAGCATTTCCTATTGAAATTGCTTTAAAGAatgctaataaaaaaaaaaaaaaacagtctGGTACGCTATGCATTTCTATTAAGCGAGAGTCTAGGGAGGGGTCTCACCACAAGGGTATATTGGGGGTAAGTCTTTTCTTgccattttttttaacaataggTCACTTCTAAGACTCAAACCCATGACTTTCGGTCACACAACAACAACGTTTATCGTTGCGTCAAAGCTCGCCCTCAatgctaaaatataatattttattaatttaatcatCCACATCACTCTTGacaatttttgttaaaaaatgctcaaatagtAAGCAACTTTAAAAATTATCACAATGGCCCCACAAatcattactttatatataattcattttaattataaatattgtcaacAAATAGTGAAATGAGAGAGACTCCTAAAAATGTGCACCAATAGTAGTAATCaagtaaataatttttttatattaataaaagtttGAAAGTAGCAACCTTGCTAAACAATGACCATTACTCTAATAGATGACACAATTTGAAAGTTGTCAAAACAATTGCCACATCATTAAGCACTCTTCTAAGGACCCTCTATTAAAGATGCTCTAAGTGACGATGAAAAAAGcgtttattattattgttattatttctttATTATAATCTACTCTTGAATATTGTCGCATGGTTATTCGTGAATTGTGTATATTATTTTCTgatattttgatttaattgtgcacttttgttgttttcattatatattttaagaCTTCAATCACGTTTTATAAATTTTGGTGAATTATATTACTTATGAACATTACATTTTAGTTGTTTGACTTgtttcaataaatattataatacatatttgcgtaaaatataatcaattaattatttgattgcagaaaagtaagttaaatgcgaaaggtgtattgcacgcgtcttagaatgttattatataattcacggaatagattaaaaatgaagtttttacttgttcaattgtaaaacttgttttttttaatattagaaCCATATACCCAACATTACTCAATACATCTTTTgtatttagtttatttttttttgtaactgaatgattaattaattacattttatataaatttatacaGGGAACTGAATATTTTGTGCAAATTAAAAAGCGACATGTTGCGTTGAAAATTCAGGAGTacagtcaattttttttttaattcaaactTTTTAGACGATGCTACAGTAAATCCAATTTACTCTGCCCTATTTCTATCGCTCTCTCTATACTGTTGTCTGCCCTTCGTTCAAAGCTTGAAACCCTCTCTCACTCTCTTCACTTTGAGGTTTTATCTTGGATTGCCGTTGCTGGTTTGCGGTTGACGTTGCGATTtcattctctcttctctttattGTGCGGTTCGCCGTCCAATCGTTGGCATTGCTGGTAATTTTCTAGTTTATTCAAATTCGAGTTTTGATTTTGAACATGAATTTGTTTTATGTATGTTTAATATCTGGCACTAAACATGATTTGGATGCTTAAATGGACTTGTTTTAGGGTAACGAGTTTGATTTGTTCACTCTCCACTTTGATTTACTTCATTATAGTTGGTTTGATTATAATGAGATTTTTGTTGACATCGACAAATAGAGCTGCTACTGTATAAATTGAAATCTGAATTTTGTGCTGTAAATGTGATTTACATGATGAAAGTTTGGGATTTTCAGTTTAAGGGGAAAATCGAAGAATGTAATCATTCTTCTATGTCTCATGTGTTTTGGATTTGTAAGAACATGATTAGAGATTTTGGCAATTGAAATTCTATATGTTGTTAACTCAGTGTGGAGGTTGGGagttccttcttttcttttttaggtTCCCTTTGATAGATGTGAAAGGAAATATTAGACTTGGTTTATTAAATGGTAACAATTTTACAGTTATGGTCCGCCAAAGAGGTAACAGCAGCTCACACAATAACAGGAAGAATGTGAATCATGTGTTATCATCGAAAAGCTCAGCAATGGAGGTTAGTAGTTCGGCAACGGAGGTTAGTTATCGTGCTCAATTAACAGCAGTTGTCGATTGCATTCGATTGTTTTTGGGACAAGGTTTAGCTTTTCGTAGACATAATGAGCCGGAAAACTCAACACATGAGGATCCTTTTCTTGGATTCCTTAAATGGCTTTGTAAGCATGATGAAAAGGTAAAGAATGCATTTCAATCCAACGCTTTGGAAAATAATCGATTGACTTCTCTTACAATTcaaaaagaaattattgaagctTTTACAACAGAGACGAGAAAAGTTATTCTCAATGAAATTGGAGATAAGTTCTTTTCTCTTTTGATTGCTGGAACCCAAGATAGTTGGGTCATTGAGTACATGACTGTGGTTTTGAGATTTGTGAACGATTTTGGAGAAGTGATTGAGCGGTTTCTTGGAGTAGTACATGTTAGTGACACTTCTACACAGTGTTTCAAACATTGCTATTGATAAATTGTTTGCGGAAAATGGATTATCACTATCGAGGCTTCAAGGTCAAAGTTATGATGGATTTTCTAATATGCCTTACGAGCTTAATAGAATAAAAGGACTCATTTTAAATGAAAACAAACATGCACATTATATTCATTGTTTTGATCAAGAAGTTCAATTAGTTGTTATGGCTGATGCAGGGCCAGAGGTGTATTTGTTTTTCCAATCTCTTTTTAAGATTGTGAATATTGTTGGAACTGAATGTGAGATGAATGATGCTCTTCAGCAATTACAACATGATGAAGTAGTTAAACAAATACAAAATGGTGGAATTTCTAAAGAAAGTGACATGAATCAAGAAATGACCTTAACTCGATTAGGTCATACACATTGGGGTTCTCATTATGA comes from Euphorbia lathyris chromosome 8, ddEupLath1.1, whole genome shotgun sequence and encodes:
- the LOC136202927 gene encoding uncharacterized protein, with the translated sequence MGGTAGTSSSRVEGPKPFDQQKRKASITNPLEKLANNERVDQLHSEIARMLYSAGLPFHLARNPYFVSSYALAANQNIIGYLPPGYNMLRTTLLQKERAAIERKLMPIKSKWVENGLSLVSDGWTDPQRRPIINFMATSYSGSMFLKAVNCEGEYKDKHFIANLIKEQIRAVGESNVVQVITDNAPVCRAAGLLVENEFPHIYWTPCVVHTLNLALKEICAPKDTNVETYSECNWIAEVASDAFGMKNFITNHSLSNVIYNESSNLKMLSIAPTRFASVVVMLRRMLSIKRGLTLVVISDKWDSFKDEDKEKAAFFKSRVVDDVWWDKIRYIVDFTEPIYEMLRIADTDKTCLHLIYDMWDTMIKKIKFVIFRHEHKDVSSEDSTFYNVIHEILVSRWNKSNTPLHCLAHSLNPRYYTDDWLKNGVGRVAPHNDLEISTERNKCFRRYFPNRDDRRNILIEYAKFSSLRDEFGDFDSINDRGEMDPSYWWLSYGVGTPMLRSIAIKLLGQPTSSSCCERNWSTYSFINSMRRNKITPKRAEDLVFVHTNLRLLSRKTPQYEKGETRMWDIGGDAFESPDGAGILEIADLSLDEPELESMVFVDEEDDENEMLED